One genomic window of Streptococcus mitis includes the following:
- a CDS encoding DnaD domain-containing protein, with product MTYLDAFKSGNLVLPSALLLHFKELFPSSDDFLVWQFFYLQNTTGLEEMSPSQIAERIGKEISDVNQAISNLTERGLLQYRTIELNGEIELLFDASLALERLDNLLGAAHSSSDQLTSQNQLKDLVETFQQELGRLLTPFEIEDLTKTLKEDGTSADLIKEALREAVLNGKANWKYIQAILRNWRHEGIKSVAQIEAKRAEREASNPQLTQVSADFRNAMDLWKD from the coding sequence ATGACATATTTAGACGCTTTTAAATCAGGGAACTTGGTTTTACCGAGTGCCCTGCTCTTGCATTTTAAGGAACTATTTCCTTCCAGCGACGATTTTCTGGTCTGGCAATTTTTCTATTTGCAAAATACGACAGGTTTGGAAGAAATGTCCCCAAGCCAGATTGCTGAAAGGATTGGCAAGGAAATTTCGGATGTCAATCAGGCTATTTCCAATCTGACGGAGAGGGGACTACTTCAGTATCGAACGATCGAATTGAATGGCGAAATTGAATTGCTTTTTGATGCTAGTTTGGCTTTGGAACGTTTGGATAATTTGCTTGGAGCCGCTCATTCGAGTTCAGACCAGTTGACATCTCAAAATCAGCTCAAAGATTTGGTGGAAACCTTCCAGCAGGAATTAGGACGCTTGTTGACACCTTTTGAGATTGAAGATTTGACCAAGACACTAAAGGAAGATGGAACCAGTGCTGACTTGATTAAGGAAGCTCTTCGTGAAGCTGTTTTGAATGGAAAAGCAAACTGGAAGTACATTCAGGCGATTTTGAGAAACTGGCGCCATGAAGGTATCAAAAGTGTGGCTCAAATCGAGGCTAAGCGGGCAGAAAGAGAAGCAAGCAATCCTCAGTTGACACAGGTATCTGCAGATTTCAGAAATGCCATGGATCTTTGGAAGGATTAA